Proteins from one Deinococcus actinosclerus genomic window:
- a CDS encoding carbohydrate kinase family protein, with amino-acid sequence MKFYIIGDVTVDHLYHLERLPEPGEEVTPTQASMKPGGAGGTMSVTLARLGHAVTLAARVGDDPFAEYALSRVRESGVSEAAIQRDASRITSTITVMQTSGGERAMISDGAANRQLDPAGLKKKDVEGSDALIINAYALTEGPQREFSLAAIEAARGAKTPVPVFIDLGTGAVNKAGTTLLSDVVGADYLMLNQHELQALTGTSSISAALAQLGKAGAQRVVVKVGKMGSITWTPDDTELVDAYRPAGKVVDSTGAGDTFTAVFAHAILAGAGMGGAARAANAAGALAATGVGAQERPITHEDLAAIVPELAAAAPAPAPAPAKTTRSRKTPAS; translated from the coding sequence GTGAAGTTCTACATCATCGGTGACGTGACCGTCGATCACCTCTATCACCTTGAGCGTCTGCCCGAACCCGGCGAGGAAGTCACGCCGACCCAGGCGAGCATGAAACCCGGCGGCGCCGGCGGCACCATGAGCGTCACCCTGGCCCGCCTGGGCCACGCCGTCACCCTGGCCGCCCGCGTGGGCGACGATCCCTTCGCGGAGTACGCCCTGAGCCGCGTGCGCGAGAGTGGCGTCAGCGAGGCGGCCATCCAGCGGGACGCCAGCCGCATCACCAGCACCATCACGGTCATGCAGACCAGCGGCGGCGAGCGCGCCATGATCAGCGACGGCGCGGCCAACCGCCAGCTCGACCCGGCCGGGCTGAAGAAGAAGGACGTGGAGGGCTCGGACGCGCTGATCATCAACGCCTACGCCCTGACCGAGGGGCCGCAGCGCGAGTTCAGCCTCGCGGCCATCGAGGCGGCGCGCGGCGCGAAGACGCCGGTCCCGGTATTCATCGACCTGGGGACCGGCGCCGTGAACAAGGCCGGCACCACCCTGCTGAGCGACGTGGTCGGCGCAGATTACCTGATGCTCAACCAGCACGAACTCCAGGCGCTGACCGGCACCAGTTCGATCAGCGCGGCGCTGGCGCAGCTGGGCAAGGCCGGCGCGCAGCGGGTCGTGGTGAAGGTCGGCAAGATGGGCTCGATCACCTGGACGCCCGACGACACCGAACTCGTGGACGCCTATCGGCCCGCCGGGAAGGTCGTGGACTCCACCGGGGCCGGGGACACCTTCACGGCCGTGTTCGCGCACGCCATCCTGGCCGGGGCGGGCATGGGCGGGGCGGCGCGCGCCGCGAACGCGGCCGGGGCCCTGGCCGCGACCGGGGTGGGCGCGCAGGAACGGCCCATCACCCACGAGGATCTGGCGGCCATCGTGCCGGAACTCGCCGCAGCGGCGCCCGCGCCCGCCCCGGCCCCTGCGAAGACCACGCGCAGCCGCAAGACACCGGCCAGCTGA
- a CDS encoding DUF4388 domain-containing protein, protein MQGLLSDVPLMGVLELVHTTRQTGVLEVQSDVPFTVAFMNGEIISGGILDWVGSEAIHASPILAESGTFRFEQRGVTGAPLAPYGHFSTDWARISDEWDLVCAAIGSPSQVFQGRVPMFDGEQGRSVRAVAREVELPLFEVAQTAAQAVRDGRLAPTGRFEWSRLKLQPAGQRAALHPVARLLDGQRTLGDAVEAGTSVRDVREYLLGELRLGLRFPGSGWVLRDLVWEHRHLPAS, encoded by the coding sequence ATGCAAGGTCTGCTCAGCGATGTGCCCCTGATGGGCGTCCTGGAACTCGTCCACACCACCCGGCAGACGGGCGTCCTCGAGGTGCAGTCCGACGTGCCCTTCACCGTGGCGTTCATGAACGGCGAGATCATCTCCGGCGGCATCCTCGACTGGGTGGGCAGCGAGGCCATCCACGCCAGCCCGATCCTGGCCGAGTCCGGCACCTTCCGGTTCGAGCAGCGTGGCGTGACCGGCGCGCCCCTGGCCCCGTACGGCCACTTCTCGACCGACTGGGCGCGCATCAGCGACGAGTGGGATCTGGTCTGCGCCGCCATCGGCAGTCCCAGTCAGGTGTTCCAGGGCCGCGTGCCGATGTTCGACGGCGAGCAGGGCCGCTCGGTGCGCGCCGTGGCCCGCGAGGTCGAGCTGCCGCTGTTCGAGGTGGCGCAGACCGCCGCGCAGGCCGTCCGGGACGGGCGCCTGGCCCCCACCGGCCGCTTCGAGTGGTCGCGGCTGAAACTCCAGCCCGCCGGGCAGCGCGCCGCGCTCCACCCGGTCGCCCGGCTGCTCGACGGCCAGCGGACACTGGGTGACGCGGTGGAGGCGGGCACCAGCGTGCGCGACGTCCGCGAGTACCTGCTGGGCGAACTGCGGCTGGGCCTGCGCTTCCCGGGCAGCGGCTGGGTGCTGCGCGACCTGGTGTGGGAACACCGGCACCTGCCGGCCTCCTGA
- a CDS encoding phospholipase D-like domain-containing protein — MRAALLLLALLLPAGAHAARLPLFLGPAAPPVTPAPQICAPPDAPLERVLWTLDRARGGPDLSCGNEVLGFVRTPRDLDSPQDAYEVLAAEMQSARAEVLLTSMEWESDPGRPGDTFVQAARDLYRRVQADPAAYPQGMTVRVLLGNYPQLNDPAGTAQVLGLARALRAAGVPLGDARVGWTVTLLNYAYLPHSHVKLHVIDGQDLTVSGYNFTGWHLPLGEPGGLALHDTGLRVRGPAAQEGVAVFDDLWRHSDELRCPDEVAPGDVAARCALVTPQSPSHPAPAARAVTAGPDRAFVLYRRTAGEDFADRAHLALIGAARQSIDLMQADFSPGLDCWFGYLNPDPCTLDRLPVYFPALLSAMERGVHVRLLVVDYGFGKPANRTGVALMRRELRRRGLEDRFEAHYSTFRMHSKVMTVDHALVVAGSMNFHFSAWGSAGLAEAALATGNAAAVAAQERSFEQAWTTSSVPVPAESWLARITRAAP; from the coding sequence ATGCGCGCCGCCCTCCTGCTCCTTGCCCTGCTGCTGCCTGCCGGGGCGCACGCCGCGCGCCTCCCGCTGTTCCTCGGCCCGGCTGCGCCGCCCGTCACGCCCGCCCCGCAGATCTGCGCCCCGCCGGACGCCCCGCTGGAGCGGGTGCTGTGGACCCTGGACCGCGCGCGCGGTGGCCCCGACCTGTCCTGCGGGAACGAGGTGCTGGGCTTCGTGCGTACCCCCCGCGACCTGGACAGCCCGCAGGACGCCTATGAGGTGCTCGCGGCCGAGATGCAGTCCGCCCGGGCCGAGGTGCTGCTCACGAGCATGGAGTGGGAAAGCGACCCAGGGCGCCCCGGGGACACCTTCGTGCAGGCGGCCCGCGACCTGTACCGCCGCGTGCAGGCCGACCCCGCCGCGTATCCGCAGGGCATGACCGTCCGCGTGCTGCTGGGCAATTACCCGCAGCTGAACGATCCGGCGGGCACCGCGCAGGTGCTGGGGCTCGCCCGCGCCCTGCGGGCGGCAGGCGTGCCCCTGGGTGATGCCCGCGTGGGCTGGACGGTCACGCTCCTGAACTACGCCTACCTGCCGCACAGTCACGTGAAACTGCACGTGATCGACGGGCAGGATCTGACGGTCAGCGGCTACAACTTCACGGGCTGGCACCTGCCGCTGGGCGAGCCCGGCGGTCTGGCGCTGCACGACACCGGCCTGCGGGTGCGCGGCCCGGCTGCGCAGGAGGGTGTGGCGGTCTTCGACGACCTGTGGCGGCACAGTGACGAACTGCGCTGCCCGGACGAGGTGGCCCCCGGGGACGTGGCGGCGCGCTGCGCCCTCGTGACGCCGCAGTCCCCCTCTCACCCGGCACCGGCCGCCCGCGCCGTCACGGCCGGACCGGACCGGGCCTTCGTGCTGTACCGCCGCACCGCCGGGGAGGATTTCGCGGATCGCGCGCACCTCGCCCTGATCGGCGCGGCGCGCCAGAGCATCGACCTGATGCAGGCGGATTTCAGTCCGGGGCTGGACTGCTGGTTCGGCTACCTGAACCCTGATCCCTGCACCCTGGATCGGCTACCGGTGTACTTCCCGGCCCTGCTGTCGGCCATGGAGCGGGGCGTGCACGTGCGGCTGCTGGTCGTGGATTACGGGTTCGGGAAACCGGCCAACCGCACCGGCGTGGCCTTGATGCGCCGCGAACTGCGCCGCCGGGGCCTGGAGGACCGCTTCGAGGCGCACTACAGCACGTTCAGGATGCACAGCAAGGTGATGACCGTGGATCACGCGCTCGTCGTGGCGGGCAGCATGAACTTCCACTTCAGCGCGTGGGGGAGCGCCGGGCTGGCCGAGGCGGCCCTGGCGACCGGGAACGCGGCCGCCGTGGCGGCCCAGGAGCGCAGTTTCGAGCAGGCCTGGACGACCAGCAGTGTCCCGGTGCCGGCCGAGTCCTGGCTGGCCCGCATCACCCGCGCGGCGCCCTGA
- the rsmA gene encoding 16S rRNA (adenine(1518)-N(6)/adenine(1519)-N(6))-dimethyltransferase RsmA codes for MPRDSRRSPRTAARPAERRAGDRRPAAPDHEERDLSAAPLYSPARVRDLLDRHGLKPTKSLGQNFLIDGNILRAIAQAGGAGAGVPVLEIGPGLGVLTREIASRGAQVTALEKDERLRPVLAETLDGLDVQVVWGDALDFDYAALPQGTRVIANLPYYITGLLLSRFMRAPGIVSATVLVQKEVGQRLAARPGEENYGFLSAIAALYGSVQHVRDVPKGAFLPAPDVTSAVIRLDFDRTRAAPEPAFLSFVETALHHRRKTLRNNLRLTGMEGEAIDAALEAVGLRPDVRAEDVSLGDLRDMAVKLGVIR; via the coding sequence ATGCCCAGAGACTCCCGCAGATCCCCCCGAACCGCCGCGCGCCCGGCCGAGCGCCGCGCCGGTGACCGCCGACCCGCCGCGCCCGACCACGAGGAGCGTGACCTGAGCGCCGCGCCGCTGTACTCCCCGGCGCGGGTGCGCGACCTGCTCGACCGGCACGGCCTGAAACCCACCAAGAGCCTCGGGCAGAACTTCCTGATCGACGGGAACATCCTGCGCGCCATCGCCCAGGCGGGCGGCGCCGGGGCCGGCGTGCCCGTGCTGGAGATCGGCCCCGGCCTGGGCGTCCTGACCCGCGAGATCGCCTCGCGCGGCGCGCAGGTCACGGCGCTGGAAAAGGACGAGCGGCTTCGCCCGGTGCTGGCCGAAACCCTGGACGGCCTGGACGTGCAGGTCGTGTGGGGCGACGCGCTGGACTTCGACTACGCGGCGCTGCCCCAGGGCACGCGGGTCATTGCCAACCTGCCCTACTACATCACGGGCCTGCTGCTGTCGCGCTTCATGCGCGCGCCCGGCATCGTCTCCGCGACGGTGCTCGTGCAGAAGGAGGTCGGGCAGCGCCTAGCCGCGCGGCCCGGCGAGGAGAACTACGGCTTCCTGAGCGCCATCGCCGCGCTGTACGGCAGCGTGCAGCACGTCCGGGACGTGCCCAAGGGCGCGTTCCTGCCCGCGCCGGACGTGACGAGCGCCGTGATCCGCCTGGACTTCGACCGCACCCGCGCGGCCCCCGAACCGGCATTCCTGTCGTTCGTGGAGACGGCGCTGCATCACCGCCGCAAGACGCTGCGCAACAACCTGCGCCTGACCGGCATGGAGGGAGAGGCGATCGACGCGGCCCTGGAGGCCGTGGGGCTGCGCCCGGACGTGCGCGCCGAGGACGTCAGCCTGGGTGACCTGCGTGACATGGCCGTCAAACTGGGCGTGATACGGTAG
- a CDS encoding DUF1294 domain-containing protein — protein MPGDLPGVVALLLRLILAWQVVWGLVAFVAMWRDKGLAAEGQGRTRTPERELHALEARGGWLGSWLAQRAFRHKTRKVAYQRVFRRIALAWALADVLIVAGLILLPAIFN, from the coding sequence GTGCCGGGCGATCTACCGGGCGTGGTGGCGCTGCTGCTGCGCCTGATCCTGGCGTGGCAGGTCGTGTGGGGACTGGTCGCCTTCGTGGCGATGTGGCGGGACAAGGGCCTGGCGGCCGAGGGGCAGGGCCGCACCCGCACCCCCGAGCGGGAGCTGCACGCCCTGGAGGCGCGGGGCGGCTGGCTGGGGTCGTGGCTGGCGCAGCGGGCTTTCCGGCACAAGACCCGCAAGGTCGCGTACCAGCGGGTGTTCCGCCGGATTGCGCTGGCGTGGGCGCTGGCCGATGTGCTGATCGTGGCAGGCTTGATTCTCCTGCCCGCCATTTTCAATTGA
- a CDS encoding [LysW]-aminoadipate kinase yields MIVVKVGGSAGIDYDAVCADIAARWKNGERLILVHGGSGETNRVAEALGHPPRFVTSPSGYTSRFTDRQTLEIFEMVYCGKMNKGIVERLQRLGVNAVGLSGLDGRIFEGRHKDSVRAVENGKVKVLRGDHTGTVEKVNTGLIDLLLAGGYLPVLTPPASSYDGVAINVDGDRAAAALAVALKADALLLLSNVPGLLRAYPDESSLIREIPAADVENYLEFAQDRMKKKVLGAAEAVQGGVRRVIFGDARHGQPVSAALGGQGTVVS; encoded by the coding sequence ATGATTGTTGTGAAGGTCGGCGGAAGCGCCGGAATCGACTACGACGCCGTCTGCGCCGACATCGCCGCCCGCTGGAAGAACGGGGAACGCCTGATCCTCGTCCACGGCGGCAGCGGCGAGACCAACCGCGTCGCCGAGGCCCTCGGACACCCCCCCAGGTTCGTCACCAGCCCCAGCGGCTACACCTCCCGCTTCACGGACCGCCAGACCCTGGAGATCTTCGAGATGGTGTACTGCGGCAAGATGAACAAGGGCATCGTCGAACGCCTCCAGCGGCTCGGCGTGAACGCCGTCGGCCTCAGCGGCCTGGACGGGCGCATCTTCGAGGGCAGACACAAGGACTCCGTGCGCGCCGTCGAGAACGGCAAGGTCAAGGTCCTGCGCGGCGACCACACCGGCACCGTCGAGAAGGTCAACACCGGCCTGATCGACCTGCTGCTCGCCGGGGGGTACCTGCCGGTCCTCACGCCGCCCGCCAGCTCCTACGACGGCGTGGCGATCAACGTGGACGGCGACCGCGCCGCCGCCGCCCTGGCGGTGGCTCTGAAGGCCGACGCGCTGCTGCTGCTGTCCAACGTGCCGGGCCTGTTGCGCGCCTACCCCGACGAGAGCAGCCTGATCCGCGAGATTCCTGCCGCCGACGTCGAGAACTACCTGGAGTTCGCGCAGGACCGCATGAAGAAGAAGGTCTTGGGCGCGGCCGAGGCGGTGCAGGGCGGCGTCCGGCGCGTCATCTTCGGCGACGCCCGCCACGGCCAGCCGGTCAGCGCCGCGCTGGGCGGTCAGGGGACCGTCGTCTCCTGA
- a CDS encoding tetratricopeptide repeat protein, which yields MTTDTPVAPPSLADLIRAGDWRRAAATASVQGESPELIDALQILRSVQGEIRARRYPAARQQLLAYQGVSRELAHPLAAELRLYVHPDAVLEALNALEAAQKEPDAQVLAERLAGALAQPLTRAEALNAQGVLHAMLDDEVQARAALDAARAADPGHYRALTNLGNLELEAGRFAEAETIYREVIRLAPEYDGGHHNLGVAVRRQGRVAEGVRHIRQGQRLAMKRSREDTQAEVKEQFSRNPNLKYLRFAVLAVLALIVFLALRGAGS from the coding sequence GTGACGACGGACACGCCGGTCGCGCCGCCGTCCCTGGCGGACCTGATCCGCGCCGGGGACTGGCGCCGGGCCGCCGCGACCGCCAGCGTGCAGGGCGAGAGCCCGGAGCTGATCGACGCCCTGCAGATCCTGCGCTCGGTGCAGGGCGAGATCCGCGCCCGGCGCTACCCGGCGGCCCGGCAGCAGCTCCTGGCGTACCAGGGCGTCTCGCGCGAGCTGGCCCACCCGCTGGCGGCTGAACTGCGGCTGTATGTCCATCCGGACGCCGTGCTGGAGGCCCTGAACGCCCTGGAGGCCGCGCAGAAGGAACCGGACGCCCAGGTGCTCGCCGAGCGGCTCGCGGGCGCGCTGGCGCAGCCCCTCACGCGGGCCGAGGCGCTCAACGCCCAGGGCGTGCTGCACGCGATGCTGGACGACGAGGTGCAGGCGCGCGCGGCCCTGGACGCCGCGCGCGCCGCCGACCCCGGGCACTACCGCGCGCTGACGAACCTGGGCAACCTCGAACTGGAGGCCGGACGCTTCGCGGAGGCGGAGACCATCTACCGCGAGGTCATCCGCCTGGCGCCCGAGTACGACGGCGGGCACCACAACCTCGGCGTGGCGGTGCGCCGCCAGGGCCGCGTCGCCGAGGGCGTGCGGCACATCCGGCAGGGGCAGCGGCTCGCCATGAAACGCTCGCGCGAGGACACCCAGGCCGAGGTGAAGGAGCAGTTCAGCCGCAACCCGAACCTCAAGTACCTGCGGTTCGCCGTGCTGGCCGTCCTGGCGCTGATCGTCTTCCTGGCGCTGCGCGGCGCGGGCAGCTGA
- the ispH gene encoding 4-hydroxy-3-methylbut-2-enyl diphosphate reductase — protein MIERIHLAKPRGFCAGVVMAIQAVEKAAQTEAKPVTVYHSIVHNHTVVDRLESGYGVHFVEDLDSVEALPQGGETVVFSAHGISPAVRERARALGLATIDATCPLVTKVHTEAKKYAREGYTILLIGDSARHQEVIGTRGEAPEATIVVGVLGKTGEGLADPHTVQVPDPERLVVLTQTTLSVDDTRRTIEILKGRFPALVVPPSEDLCYATKNRQDAVKAIAPHVDLFLVLTSTHSSNGMRLLELAQAECGRSVRLETAADLAGVDFTGVRSVGITSAASTPDDLVQEVVAHFRALNPALEVVEEGEWENIEFREPRKILPTQALPRTMQ, from the coding sequence ATGATCGAGCGGATTCATCTGGCCAAACCCCGCGGCTTCTGCGCGGGGGTCGTGATGGCCATTCAGGCGGTCGAGAAGGCCGCGCAGACCGAAGCGAAACCGGTGACGGTGTACCACTCCATCGTGCACAACCACACGGTCGTGGACCGGCTGGAATCCGGCTACGGCGTGCACTTCGTGGAGGATCTGGACAGCGTGGAGGCCCTGCCGCAGGGGGGCGAGACCGTGGTGTTCAGCGCGCACGGCATCAGCCCCGCCGTGCGCGAGCGGGCGCGGGCGCTGGGGCTGGCGACCATCGACGCGACCTGCCCGCTCGTCACGAAGGTGCACACCGAGGCGAAGAAGTACGCCCGTGAGGGCTACACGATCCTGCTGATCGGCGACAGCGCCCGCCATCAGGAGGTCATCGGCACGCGCGGCGAGGCGCCCGAGGCGACCATCGTGGTGGGCGTGCTCGGCAAGACCGGCGAGGGGCTGGCCGATCCGCACACGGTGCAGGTGCCGGACCCGGAGCGGCTGGTGGTACTCACCCAGACGACCCTCAGCGTGGACGACACCCGGCGCACCATCGAGATCCTCAAGGGGCGTTTCCCGGCGCTGGTGGTGCCGCCCAGCGAGGACCTGTGCTACGCCACGAAGAACCGCCAGGACGCTGTGAAGGCTATCGCGCCGCACGTGGACCTGTTTCTGGTCCTGACGAGCACGCACAGCAGCAACGGCATGAGGCTGCTGGAACTCGCGCAGGCCGAGTGCGGCCGTTCGGTGCGGCTGGAGACGGCGGCGGACCTCGCGGGCGTGGACTTCACGGGCGTGCGCTCTGTGGGGATCACGAGTGCGGCGAGCACCCCGGACGATCTGGTGCAGGAGGTCGTGGCGCACTTCCGCGCGCTGAACCCGGCCCTGGAGGTCGTCGAGGAGGGCGAGTGGGAGAACATCGAGTTCCGCGAGCCGAGGAAGATCCTTCCCACCCAGGCGCTGCCGCGCACCATGCAGTAG
- a CDS encoding glycerol-3-phosphate acyltransferase, with protein sequence MLFLSALLLLVAFLTGSAPLGHAVLSRAGVNVRVNNPHNLGVENVLYRVGPQLAALTALLDAAKGFLAVLMAASLNLPEVTVMAALAAYLGHLNPPRALYGETPPRGRGNLVLLGVLAGLAVTGALPLWVCALPVLIYAAVAGFWGYVSAATLAALLAFTLAVAAQPLGPAAKLAALALLIAAAWRFKENVGRMVDGTEPRLGEAVPLAGRRSDEVVAAFMIHPMNLENFWSARRFAWLRPLVEKGVVSERSVRQMADSLRPMKIGELQGIRTVDGKSIRCYLLSSPLLPDVFRDNPELATRRAIEGARLAQELGAEVFGLGAFWSVVGNKGVDVQAAVPDLTITNGGAYTSGTIKAAIPGILEHFAAEGRDLKHATAAVVGANGVVAFGIARTIAPQVAKLIMIGRDAERLERTAGTLRRAAKDTEIIATTSYDTLKDADLIFTATSDPNPVIFPQHVKPGAWIFDEGRPADVDESVQAIPGVRVIPGGVVRPPGGMTSNIDLQFGEGQVPACLAETLIIAATGEHHRKSLGQQTLTENINFFVEQAEKLGFKVVD encoded by the coding sequence ATGCTGTTTCTCTCGGCCCTGCTGCTGCTCGTGGCGTTCCTGACCGGCAGCGCACCCCTCGGGCACGCTGTCCTGTCGCGCGCGGGCGTGAACGTCCGCGTCAACAACCCGCACAACCTGGGCGTGGAGAACGTCCTGTACCGCGTCGGCCCGCAGCTGGCCGCGCTGACCGCCCTGCTCGACGCGGCCAAGGGCTTCCTGGCGGTGCTGATGGCCGCCAGCCTGAACCTGCCGGAGGTGACGGTCATGGCGGCGCTGGCCGCGTACCTGGGGCACCTGAACCCGCCGCGCGCCCTGTACGGCGAGACGCCCCCGCGCGGGCGCGGGAATCTGGTGCTGCTGGGCGTGCTGGCGGGTCTGGCGGTCACGGGCGCGCTCCCGTTGTGGGTGTGCGCGCTGCCGGTCCTGATCTACGCTGCCGTGGCCGGCTTCTGGGGCTACGTGAGCGCCGCGACCCTGGCGGCCCTGCTGGCCTTCACGCTGGCCGTCGCGGCGCAGCCACTCGGCCCGGCCGCGAAACTGGCGGCGCTGGCGCTGCTGATCGCCGCGGCGTGGCGGTTCAAAGAGAACGTGGGCCGCATGGTGGACGGTACCGAACCGCGCCTGGGCGAGGCGGTCCCGCTGGCCGGGCGGCGCAGCGACGAGGTCGTGGCGGCGTTCATGATCCATCCCATGAACCTGGAGAACTTCTGGAGCGCGCGGCGCTTCGCGTGGCTGCGCCCACTGGTGGAAAAGGGCGTCGTCAGCGAGCGCAGCGTGCGCCAGATGGCCGACAGCCTGCGCCCCATGAAGATAGGGGAACTCCAGGGGATCCGCACGGTGGACGGCAAGAGCATCCGCTGCTACCTGCTCTCCAGCCCGCTGCTGCCGGACGTGTTCCGCGACAACCCCGAGCTCGCCACCCGCCGCGCCATCGAGGGCGCGCGGCTCGCGCAGGAACTCGGCGCCGAGGTCTTCGGGCTGGGGGCCTTCTGGAGTGTGGTGGGGAACAAGGGCGTCGACGTGCAGGCCGCCGTGCCGGACCTGACGATCACGAACGGCGGGGCGTACACCTCCGGGACCATCAAGGCGGCCATTCCCGGCATCCTGGAGCACTTCGCCGCCGAGGGCCGCGACCTGAAGCACGCGACCGCCGCCGTGGTCGGCGCGAACGGCGTGGTGGCCTTCGGGATCGCGCGGACCATCGCGCCGCAGGTGGCGAAACTGATCATGATCGGCCGTGACGCCGAGCGGCTCGAACGCACCGCCGGCACCCTGCGCCGCGCCGCGAAGGACACCGAGATCATCGCCACCACCAGTTACGACACCCTGAAGGACGCCGACCTGATCTTCACGGCCACCAGCGACCCGAACCCCGTGATCTTCCCGCAGCACGTCAAGCCCGGCGCGTGGATCTTCGACGAGGGCCGCCCGGCCGACGTGGACGAGAGCGTGCAGGCCATCCCCGGCGTGCGCGTCATCCCCGGCGGCGTGGTGCGGCCCCCCGGCGGCATGACGAGCAACATCGACCTGCAGTTCGGGGAGGGACAGGTGCCGGCGTGCCTCGCCGAGACGCTGATCATCGCCGCGACCGGCGAACACCACCGCAAGAGCCTCGGTCAGCAGACCCTCACGGAGAACATCAACTTCTTCGTCGAGCAGGCCGAGAAACTGGGCTTCAAGGTCGTGGACTGA
- a CDS encoding NAD(P)H-hydrate dehydratase — MPEANGAESSVQADVTVTFAGLKAALLFGDAAARSGEVVLAPLRVPPAWVADVQVAEQPGDLDLAPLLLQRTAAAHKGVAGRVWVVGGHPGTTGAPALAGLGALRAGAGLVTLHSAAEVPLVTPELMAQRHPDLAAFLRDTPAARRPDAVALGMGLGPDAAALALEVLGWAVPTVLDADALQPELAGRGHAACLWTPHPGEAARLLGTSAAGITRDPLAAARALQDRLGGVVVLKGGPSVVARTGELSVSRGGHPGMASAGMGDTLSGVLAALLGQGLEAWDAARLGVRLHARAGERAAVRFGYGLGATDVAHELGGAWADLRGT, encoded by the coding sequence GTGCCGGAGGCGAACGGCGCGGAGTCCAGCGTGCAGGCGGACGTGACCGTCACCTTCGCCGGGTTGAAGGCCGCGCTGCTGTTCGGGGACGCGGCGGCACGCAGCGGCGAGGTGGTGCTCGCGCCGCTGCGTGTCCCGCCCGCCTGGGTGGCGGACGTTCAGGTGGCCGAGCAGCCCGGCGACCTGGACCTGGCGCCCCTGCTGCTGCAGCGCACCGCCGCCGCCCACAAGGGCGTGGCCGGGCGCGTGTGGGTGGTGGGGGGGCACCCCGGCACGACCGGCGCCCCCGCCCTGGCCGGCCTGGGGGCGCTGCGCGCGGGGGCCGGGCTGGTCACGCTGCACTCGGCGGCCGAGGTGCCGCTCGTCACCCCGGAACTCATGGCGCAGCGGCACCCGGATCTCGCCGCGTTCCTGCGCGATACCCCCGCCGCGCGCCGCCCGGACGCGGTGGCCCTGGGCATGGGCCTGGGCCCGGACGCCGCCGCCCTGGCCCTGGAGGTGCTGGGCTGGGCGGTCCCCACCGTCCTCGACGCCGACGCCCTCCAGCCCGAACTGGCCGGGCGCGGGCACGCGGCGTGCCTCTGGACGCCCCACCCCGGCGAGGCCGCCCGGCTGCTGGGCACCTCGGCCGCCGGGATCACCCGCGACCCGCTGGCCGCCGCCCGCGCGTTGCAGGACCGGCTGGGCGGGGTGGTCGTCCTCAAGGGCGGCCCCAGCGTCGTGGCCCGCACCGGGGAGCTGAGCGTCTCGCGCGGCGGGCACCCGGGCATGGCGAGCGCCGGTATGGGAGATACCCTCAGCGGCGTCCTGGCGGCGCTGCTGGGGCAGGGCCTGGAGGCGTGGGACGCCGCCCGGCTCGGGGTGCGCCTGCACGCCCGGGCCGGCGAGCGCGCCGCCGTCCGCTTCGGCTACGGCCTGGGGGCCACCGACGTCGCCCACGAACTCGGGGGGGCCTGGGCCGATCTGCGCGGGACCTGA